One genomic window of Etheostoma spectabile isolate EspeVRDwgs_2016 chromosome 5, UIUC_Espe_1.0, whole genome shotgun sequence includes the following:
- the ccdc125 gene encoding coiled-coil domain-containing protein 125 → MKKSQQSWEQKYNRIWSENKTLTDQLEKREREIQQLRAEHSAFSRQCLELLSMLSVKEQRAYQETKPHYSPERDASLLELAVLGACRCLGAAGACPCSRAAAGSRKQLVQLQQELDAQRLKREEAWMVADAFRIAFEQQLRKRSEHFLLKSHQGKAEGANSSPLISVSQRLRGLLPSKMPETETETETETETLYRLLDLLNDKEEALAHQRKVSIMLAHSAEELQRQLHLDSHCRPADPPENHNQQTSDTSESKLEAHVSSESSIHAQQQLQLLGSQHPPGLPARLSESRTEPQELSDPSQSNSQPPSKHKNHKTEIQNSDQPES, encoded by the exons ATGAAGAAGTCTCAACAATCCTGGGAGCAGAAATACAACAG AATTTGGAGTGAGAACAAGACTCTGACCGACCAactggagaagagagagagggagatccAGCAGCTCCGGGCAGAACATTCCG CTTTTAGCCGGCAGTGCTTGGAGCTTCTCTCCATGCTGAGTGTGAAGGAGCAGAGAGCTTACCAAGAAACCAAACCTCACTACAGCCCGGAGAGAGACGCAAGTCTTCTGGAG CTGGCGGTGTTGGGGGCGTGCCGGTGTCTCGGTGCTGCTGGAGCTTGTCCGTGCAGTCGGGCCGCGGCTGGCAGCAGGAAGCAGCTGGTCCAGCTCCAACAGGAG CTGGATGCGCAGCGTCTGAAGAGAGAGGAGGCGTGGATGGTCGCCGATGCGTTTCGCATCGCCTTTGAACAGCAGCTGAGGAAACGGAGTGAGCACTTCCTCCTGAAGTCTCATCAGGGCAAAGCTGAAG GTGCTAACAGCAGCCCGTTAATCAGTGTGAGCCAGAGGTTGAGAGGACTGCTGCCGTCCAAGATGCCTGAGACGGAGACGGAGACTGAGACTGAGACTGAGACTCTCTACCGACTGCTGGACTTG CTGAACGACAAGGAGGAGGCCCTGGCCCACCAGAGGAAGGTGAGCATCATGTTAGCCCACAGTGCAGAGGAGCTGCAGAGACAGTTGCATCTGGATTCCCATTGCCGGCCAGCAGACCCACCAGAGAACCACAACCAGCAGACTTCGGATACGTCAGAGTCGAAGCTAGAAGCCCACGTCTCATCAGAGTCGAGCATCCATGCCCAGCAACAGCTACAGCTGCTAGGTTCCCAGCATCCCCCGGGACTACCAGCGCGTCTGTCAGAGTCCAGGACTGAACCACAGGAGCTGTCAGACCCATCGCAGTCCAACAGCCAGCCACCGTCCAAGCACAAAAACCACAAGACTGAAATCCAGAATTCAGACCAACCAGAGTCCTGA